The following proteins are encoded in a genomic region of Toxotes jaculatrix isolate fToxJac2 chromosome 3, fToxJac2.pri, whole genome shotgun sequence:
- the rereb gene encoding arginine-glutamic acid dipeptide repeats protein isoform X2, which translates to MDDLFSPRRSLNSTQGEIRVGPSHQAKLPELQPRPAPGLQTQTESEELMWTPGVNDCDLLMYLRAARSMAAFAGMCDGGSTEDGCLAASRDDTTLNALNMLHASHYDAAKALQRLVKKPLPKLIEKCWSEADVKHFIKGLRQYGKNFFRIRKDFLPSKKTGELITFYYHWKKTPEAAGTRAYRQQRRQPSSRKAKTRSAAAQVNTPSRNYSVDVSSASEDDLDSEDSEQEIKSCSHCGTTSSKDWHQGGRDHPLLCTACRTYENKHGCLPPASKSAGAPFMFKPVKVEEEANSKHGMRTRRSRAPQLSSLRSGHRRLTGSPTSEDQQSSNHPSPSRVTSNSLRSSSTDNKNESTKRTNKKTKEEVTSPKTTKRVRESPAQEPEKVTPKRPKTQEPQGSRSEAEAEEESSSESRSAQDDGSSDTKDIDQDNRSSSPSIPSPQQGNESDSDSSAQPNGVPSEPVAPAAVLADTPVPQALPSQGPPITPQPLQSTPSTDPAQSPPPPSPDPPQPAAGQSPATAGPNSRPQPALSLSGPPPLPSALGQDSLFPAFQVPPALNSAQPLQSHGPSPQAPQRPPPFFRESQLPQPPLSGPQIKPPPTTPIPPSHKQLPHQSATPFPQMPSNLPPPPALKPLNSLPNQHPPGAPPPPLQLMPQPMQSLPTQLPVISQVQTHPGKSMTSSHPPATASHPLTSVTSSPIGPVPSLQPSFLPLPRRPSPSSTAVGSHVQIKEEPLDEMEEAESPPSPPRSPSPEPTVVNIASHASQSARFVKHLDRGYNSCARTDLFFTPLSSSKLAKKREEAVEKSRREAELSARQEREREKDREREREADRNARATSSSHDSRMSEAQMTAQGHGRPSFEQPPTTVAAVPPYIGPDTPALRTLSEYARPHVMSPTNRNHPFYVSLGPGDPLLAYHMPSLYSAEPSLRERELRNLRERELRERMKPGFEVKPPDLETLHPSANPMEHFARHGALSLPHIPGPPHHFAPFHPGLSHLERERMALAGPQLRPELSYAERLTAERLHAERMASVATDPAARLQMLNVTPHHHQHSHIHSHLHLHQQDPLGQGSSPHPLVDPLTTGPRLARFPFPGGPIPNPLLSDLPHDHEMLRHPLFGAAYPRELQGPIPQMSAAHQLQAMHAQSAELQRMAMEQQWLHGHHLHGGPLPSQEDYYSRLKKEGDKPS; encoded by the exons ATGGACGACCTGTTCAGTCCGCGGAG gagCCTAAACAGCACACAGGGCGAGATAAGAGTGGGGCCGAGTCATCAG GCCAAGCTTCCAGAGTTGCAGCCACGGCCTGCTCCTGGTTTACAGACTCAGACGGAGAGTGAGGAGCTCATGTGGACCCCTGGGGTCaatgactgtgacctcctcatGTACCTCAGAGCTGCAAG gAGCATGGCAGCATTTGCAGGGATGTGTGACGGTGGATCCACAGAGGATGGATGTTTAGCCGCCTCCCGTGATGACACCACACTCAATGCTCTCAACATG CTACATGCAAGTCATTATGATGCAGCAAAAGCTCTCCAGCGTCTGGTTAAGAAGCCTCTTCCAAAGCTTATTGAGAAATGCTGGTCAGAGGCTGATGTG AAACATTTCATCAAGGGCCTGAGACAGTATGGCAAGAATTTCTTCCGCATCCGGAAGGACTTTCTACCCAGCAAAAAGACT GGAGAGCTGATCACTTTCTATTACCACTGGAAGAAAACTCCCGAGGCTGCAGGAACAAGAGCTTATCGACAGCAACGCCGACAGCCGTCCTCTCGGAAGGCAAAGACTCGCTCTGCGGCAGCTCAAGTAAACACCCCCTCGCGAAATTATTCAG TGGATGTGAGTTCTGCCAGCGAGGATGATCTTGATAGTGAAGACAGTGAACAGGAAATCAAGAGCTGCAGCCACTGTGGCACAACAA GTTCGAAAGATTGGCACCAAGGGGGAAGAGATCACCCTTTGCTCTGCACAGCTTGTCGcacatatgaaaacaaacacggATGCCTGCCCCCAGCTTCGAAATCTGCAGGCGCTCCATTCATGTTTAAACCTGTTAAAGTGGAAGAAGAGGCAAACAGCAAACATGGCATGAGGACACGGCGTAGCAGAGCACCT cagttgTCGTCTTTGAGAAGTGGCCACAGGAGGCTCACGGGCTCCCCCACCAGTGAGGATCAGCAGTCCAGTAACCATCCGTCCCCGAGCAGAGTGACTTCTAACTCTCTGAGATCATCTTCCACAGACAATAAGAATGAATCCACCAAGAGGACAAACAAG AAGACAAAAGAGGAGGTAACGTCACCAAAGACAACAAAACGTGTACGGGAGAGTCCTGCTCAGGAGCCTGAAAAAGTCACCCCTAAAAGGCCGAAGACACAG gaGCCACAGGGCTCCCgttcagaggcagaggcagaggaggaaagctCTTCAGAAAGCCGCAGCGCTCAGGATGATGGCAGCAGTGACACCAAAGACATTGATCAGGACAACCGCAGCTCTTCTCCCAGCATTCCCAGCCCGCAACAGGGCAACGAGAGTGACTCTGACTCCTCTGCCCAGCCGAATGGGGTCCCATCAGAGCCTGTTGCCCCTGCCGCTGTGTTGGCTGATACACCTGTCCCACAGGCCCTCCCCTCTCAGGGTCCACCCATTACTCCTCAGCCACTGCAAAGCACCCCCTCTACCGATCCCGCTCAAAGTccgcctcctccttctccagacCCCCCTCAGCCAGCCGCTGGTCAGTCACCAGCCACGGCGGGCCCAAACAGCCGACCACAACCcgccctctctctttctggtcCACCTCCTCTCCCATCAGCCCTGGGTCAGGACTCTCTTTTTCCAGCGTTTCAGGTCCCACCTGCTCTCAACTCTGCCCAACCTCTGCAGTCACATGGCCCGTCGCCTCAGGCCCCCCAGCGACCCCCACCCTTCTTTAGGGAGTCACAGCTCCCTCAGCCTCCTCTGTCTGGCCCACAAATCAAGCCTCCTCCCACCACCCCAATCCCACCCTCACACAAACAGCTACCGCACCAGTCAGCTACACCTTTCCCCCAGATGCCCTCAAATCTCCCCCCTCCGCCTGCTCTAAAGCCCCTCAACTCTCTGCCCAACCAGCATCCTCCAGGTGCTCCACCGCCGCCTCTTCAGCTCATGCCCCAGCCAATGCAGTCACTTCCAACCCAACTCCCAGTGATCTCTCAGGTGCAGACCCATCCTGGAAAAAGCATGACATCTTCTCACCCACCTGCTACAGCTTCCCACCCTCTCACCTCTGTAACATCTTCACCTATTGGCCCTGTCCCAAGCCTCCAgccatccttccttcctcttcctcggAGACCATCGCCGAGCAGCACAGCAGTGGGATCGCATGTTCAGATAAAAGAAGAGCCACTGGATGAAATGGAAGAGGCAGAGAGCCCACCATCTCCGCCTAGGAGCCCCTCGCCAGAGCCCACTGTTGTTAACATTGCAAGCCATGCCAGCCAGTCTGCACG GTTTGTCAAACACTTGGATCGTGGTTACAACTCCTGTGCTAGAACAGACTTGTTTTTCACTCCACTATCATCCTCCAAACTGGCCAAGAAAAGGGAGGAGGCCGTGGAAAAGTCCAGGAGAGAAGCAGAACTCAGTGCTCGGCAAGAGCGTGAaagggagaaggacagagagcgagagcggGAGGCAGACAGAAACGCT AGAGCCACCAGCTCCTCCCATGACAGTCGCATGAGTGAGGCCCAGATGACAGCTCAAGGCCACGGACGCCCCTCCTTTGAGCAGCCGCCCACCACTGTAGCTGCCGTCCCCCCGTATATTGGCCCAGACACACCTGCCCTGCGTACTCTGAGCGAATATGCCCGGCCACACGTCATGTCCCCCACCAACCGCAACCATCCTTTCTACGTGTCCCTGGGTCCCGGCGACCCCCTGCTGGCCTACCACATGCCCAGCCTGTACAGCGCTGAACCCAGCCTGAGGGAGCGCGAGCTGAGGaacctcagagagagagagctccgCGAGAGGATGAAGCCTGGCTTTGAGGTGAAACCCCCAGACTTGGAAACCTTACACCCCTCGGCCAATCCCATGGAGCACTTTGCCAGACACGGCGCTCTGAGCCTTCCCCACATACCCGGACCTCCCCACCATTTCGCACCCTTCCACCCGGGGCTTAGCCATCTGGAGCGAGAGAGGATGGCCCTGGCAGGACCTCAGCTGCGGCCAGAGCTGAGTTACGCTGAGCGACTCACTGCGGAGCGGCTTCACGCCGAGAGGATGGCCTCTGTGGCCACTGACCCTGCTGCCAGGCTGCAGATGCTCAATGTGACGCCACATCATCACCAGCACTCTCACATTCACTCTCATCTCCACCTTCACCAACAGGACCCCCTCGGTCAAG GTTCAAGTCCTCATCCTCTTGTAGACCCTTTGACAACAGGACCCCGTTTGGCCCGATTCCCCTTCCCTGGGGGCCCGATCCCCAACCCTTTACTCAGCGATCTTCCTCATGATCATGAGATGCTTCGCCACCCATTATTTG
- the rereb gene encoding arginine-glutamic acid dipeptide repeats protein isoform X1 has protein sequence MDDLFSPRRSLNSTQGEIRVGPSHQAKLPELQPRPAPGLQTQTESEELMWTPGVNDCDLLMYLRAARSMAAFAGMCDGGSTEDGCLAASRDDTTLNALNMLHASHYDAAKALQRLVKKPLPKLIEKCWSEADVKHFIKGLRQYGKNFFRIRKDFLPSKKTGELITFYYHWKKTPEAAGTRAYRQQRRQPSSRKAKTRSAAAQVNTPSRNYSVDVSSASEDDLDSEDSEQEIKSCSHCGTTSSKDWHQGGRDHPLLCTACRTYENKHGCLPPASKSAGAPFMFKPVKVEEEANSKHGMRTRRSRAPLSSLRSGHRRLTGSPTSEDQQSSNHPSPSRVTSNSLRSSSTDNKNESTKRTNKKTKEEVTSPKTTKRVRESPAQEPEKVTPKRPKTQEPQGSRSEAEAEEESSSESRSAQDDGSSDTKDIDQDNRSSSPSIPSPQQGNESDSDSSAQPNGVPSEPVAPAAVLADTPVPQALPSQGPPITPQPLQSTPSTDPAQSPPPPSPDPPQPAAGQSPATAGPNSRPQPALSLSGPPPLPSALGQDSLFPAFQVPPALNSAQPLQSHGPSPQAPQRPPPFFRESQLPQPPLSGPQIKPPPTTPIPPSHKQLPHQSATPFPQMPSNLPPPPALKPLNSLPNQHPPGAPPPPLQLMPQPMQSLPTQLPVISQVQTHPGKSMTSSHPPATASHPLTSVTSSPIGPVPSLQPSFLPLPRRPSPSSTAVGSHVQIKEEPLDEMEEAESPPSPPRSPSPEPTVVNIASHASQSARFVKHLDRGYNSCARTDLFFTPLSSSKLAKKREEAVEKSRREAELSARQEREREKDREREREADRNARATSSSHDSRMSEAQMTAQGHGRPSFEQPPTTVAAVPPYIGPDTPALRTLSEYARPHVMSPTNRNHPFYVSLGPGDPLLAYHMPSLYSAEPSLRERELRNLRERELRERMKPGFEVKPPDLETLHPSANPMEHFARHGALSLPHIPGPPHHFAPFHPGLSHLERERMALAGPQLRPELSYAERLTAERLHAERMASVATDPAARLQMLNVTPHHHQHSHIHSHLHLHQQDPLGQGSSPHPLVDPLTTGPRLARFPFPGGPIPNPLLSDLPHDHEMLRHPLFGAAYPRELQGPIPQMSAAHQLQAMHAQSAELQRMAMEQQWLHGHHLHGGPLPSQEDYYSRLKKEGDKPS, from the exons ATGGACGACCTGTTCAGTCCGCGGAG gagCCTAAACAGCACACAGGGCGAGATAAGAGTGGGGCCGAGTCATCAG GCCAAGCTTCCAGAGTTGCAGCCACGGCCTGCTCCTGGTTTACAGACTCAGACGGAGAGTGAGGAGCTCATGTGGACCCCTGGGGTCaatgactgtgacctcctcatGTACCTCAGAGCTGCAAG gAGCATGGCAGCATTTGCAGGGATGTGTGACGGTGGATCCACAGAGGATGGATGTTTAGCCGCCTCCCGTGATGACACCACACTCAATGCTCTCAACATG CTACATGCAAGTCATTATGATGCAGCAAAAGCTCTCCAGCGTCTGGTTAAGAAGCCTCTTCCAAAGCTTATTGAGAAATGCTGGTCAGAGGCTGATGTG AAACATTTCATCAAGGGCCTGAGACAGTATGGCAAGAATTTCTTCCGCATCCGGAAGGACTTTCTACCCAGCAAAAAGACT GGAGAGCTGATCACTTTCTATTACCACTGGAAGAAAACTCCCGAGGCTGCAGGAACAAGAGCTTATCGACAGCAACGCCGACAGCCGTCCTCTCGGAAGGCAAAGACTCGCTCTGCGGCAGCTCAAGTAAACACCCCCTCGCGAAATTATTCAG TGGATGTGAGTTCTGCCAGCGAGGATGATCTTGATAGTGAAGACAGTGAACAGGAAATCAAGAGCTGCAGCCACTGTGGCACAACAA GTTCGAAAGATTGGCACCAAGGGGGAAGAGATCACCCTTTGCTCTGCACAGCTTGTCGcacatatgaaaacaaacacggATGCCTGCCCCCAGCTTCGAAATCTGCAGGCGCTCCATTCATGTTTAAACCTGTTAAAGTGGAAGAAGAGGCAAACAGCAAACATGGCATGAGGACACGGCGTAGCAGAGCACCT ttgTCGTCTTTGAGAAGTGGCCACAGGAGGCTCACGGGCTCCCCCACCAGTGAGGATCAGCAGTCCAGTAACCATCCGTCCCCGAGCAGAGTGACTTCTAACTCTCTGAGATCATCTTCCACAGACAATAAGAATGAATCCACCAAGAGGACAAACAAG AAGACAAAAGAGGAGGTAACGTCACCAAAGACAACAAAACGTGTACGGGAGAGTCCTGCTCAGGAGCCTGAAAAAGTCACCCCTAAAAGGCCGAAGACACAG gaGCCACAGGGCTCCCgttcagaggcagaggcagaggaggaaagctCTTCAGAAAGCCGCAGCGCTCAGGATGATGGCAGCAGTGACACCAAAGACATTGATCAGGACAACCGCAGCTCTTCTCCCAGCATTCCCAGCCCGCAACAGGGCAACGAGAGTGACTCTGACTCCTCTGCCCAGCCGAATGGGGTCCCATCAGAGCCTGTTGCCCCTGCCGCTGTGTTGGCTGATACACCTGTCCCACAGGCCCTCCCCTCTCAGGGTCCACCCATTACTCCTCAGCCACTGCAAAGCACCCCCTCTACCGATCCCGCTCAAAGTccgcctcctccttctccagacCCCCCTCAGCCAGCCGCTGGTCAGTCACCAGCCACGGCGGGCCCAAACAGCCGACCACAACCcgccctctctctttctggtcCACCTCCTCTCCCATCAGCCCTGGGTCAGGACTCTCTTTTTCCAGCGTTTCAGGTCCCACCTGCTCTCAACTCTGCCCAACCTCTGCAGTCACATGGCCCGTCGCCTCAGGCCCCCCAGCGACCCCCACCCTTCTTTAGGGAGTCACAGCTCCCTCAGCCTCCTCTGTCTGGCCCACAAATCAAGCCTCCTCCCACCACCCCAATCCCACCCTCACACAAACAGCTACCGCACCAGTCAGCTACACCTTTCCCCCAGATGCCCTCAAATCTCCCCCCTCCGCCTGCTCTAAAGCCCCTCAACTCTCTGCCCAACCAGCATCCTCCAGGTGCTCCACCGCCGCCTCTTCAGCTCATGCCCCAGCCAATGCAGTCACTTCCAACCCAACTCCCAGTGATCTCTCAGGTGCAGACCCATCCTGGAAAAAGCATGACATCTTCTCACCCACCTGCTACAGCTTCCCACCCTCTCACCTCTGTAACATCTTCACCTATTGGCCCTGTCCCAAGCCTCCAgccatccttccttcctcttcctcggAGACCATCGCCGAGCAGCACAGCAGTGGGATCGCATGTTCAGATAAAAGAAGAGCCACTGGATGAAATGGAAGAGGCAGAGAGCCCACCATCTCCGCCTAGGAGCCCCTCGCCAGAGCCCACTGTTGTTAACATTGCAAGCCATGCCAGCCAGTCTGCACG GTTTGTCAAACACTTGGATCGTGGTTACAACTCCTGTGCTAGAACAGACTTGTTTTTCACTCCACTATCATCCTCCAAACTGGCCAAGAAAAGGGAGGAGGCCGTGGAAAAGTCCAGGAGAGAAGCAGAACTCAGTGCTCGGCAAGAGCGTGAaagggagaaggacagagagcgagagcggGAGGCAGACAGAAACGCT AGAGCCACCAGCTCCTCCCATGACAGTCGCATGAGTGAGGCCCAGATGACAGCTCAAGGCCACGGACGCCCCTCCTTTGAGCAGCCGCCCACCACTGTAGCTGCCGTCCCCCCGTATATTGGCCCAGACACACCTGCCCTGCGTACTCTGAGCGAATATGCCCGGCCACACGTCATGTCCCCCACCAACCGCAACCATCCTTTCTACGTGTCCCTGGGTCCCGGCGACCCCCTGCTGGCCTACCACATGCCCAGCCTGTACAGCGCTGAACCCAGCCTGAGGGAGCGCGAGCTGAGGaacctcagagagagagagctccgCGAGAGGATGAAGCCTGGCTTTGAGGTGAAACCCCCAGACTTGGAAACCTTACACCCCTCGGCCAATCCCATGGAGCACTTTGCCAGACACGGCGCTCTGAGCCTTCCCCACATACCCGGACCTCCCCACCATTTCGCACCCTTCCACCCGGGGCTTAGCCATCTGGAGCGAGAGAGGATGGCCCTGGCAGGACCTCAGCTGCGGCCAGAGCTGAGTTACGCTGAGCGACTCACTGCGGAGCGGCTTCACGCCGAGAGGATGGCCTCTGTGGCCACTGACCCTGCTGCCAGGCTGCAGATGCTCAATGTGACGCCACATCATCACCAGCACTCTCACATTCACTCTCATCTCCACCTTCACCAACAGGACCCCCTCGGTCAAG GTTCAAGTCCTCATCCTCTTGTAGACCCTTTGACAACAGGACCCCGTTTGGCCCGATTCCCCTTCCCTGGGGGCCCGATCCCCAACCCTTTACTCAGCGATCTTCCTCATGATCATGAGATGCTTCGCCACCCATTATTTG
- the eno1b gene encoding enolase 1b, (alpha): protein MSIVKIHAREIFDSRGNPTVEVDLYTEKGLFRAAVPSGASTGIYEALELRDNDKSRYLGKGVSQAVEHINSTIAPALVGQDVSVVEQERIDQMMIDMDGTENKSKFGANAILGVSLAVCKAGAAEKGVPLYRHIADLAGNAEVILPVPAFNVINGGSHAGNKLAMQEFMILPIGASTFKEAMRIGAEVYHNLKGVIKKKYGQDATNVGDEGGFAPNILENMEALELLKEAIGKAGYTDEVVIGMDVAASEFYREGKYDLDFKSPDDPSRYITPDELADLYRSFVKDYPVVSIEDPFDQDDWEAWTNFTGSTDIQVVGDDLTVTNPSRISKAVEEKACNCLLLKVNQIGTVTESMKACKMAQESGWGVMVSHRSGETEDTFIADLVVGLCTGQIKTGAPCRSERLAKYNQILRIEEELGDKAHFAGKNFRKPVIE from the exons ATGTCTATTGTCAAGATCCACGCCCGAGAGATCTTTGATTCTCGTGGAAATCCCACTGTAGAGGTTGACCTTTACACTGAAAAAG GTTTGTTTAGGGCTGCTGTGCCAAGCGGAGCATCTACTGGAATCTATGAAGCCTTGGAGCTCCGGGACAATGACAAGTCTCGCTATCTTGGGAAAG GAGTCTCACAGGCTGTGGAACACATAAATTCAACTATTGCACCTGCACTTGTCGGCCAA GATGTATCTGTGGTTGAGCAAGAGAGAATTGATCAGATGATGATTGACATGGATGGCACAGAGAACAAAT CCAAATTTGGAGCAAATGCCATCCTGGGTGTGTCTCTGGCTGTTTGCAAGGCTGGTGCAGCGGAGAAAGGAGTCCCCCTGTATCGCCACATTGCTGATCTTGCAGGAAACGCAGAGGTCATCTTGCCTGTGCCG GCCTTCAATGTGATCAACGGTGGCTCACATGCAGGCAACAAGCTCGCCATGCAGGAGTTCATGATCCTGCCCATTGGTGCAAGCACCTTCAAAGAGGCCATGCGCATTGGAGCTGAGGTCTACCACAATCTCAAAGGTGTCATCAAGAAGAAATATGGACAAGATGCCACCAATGTGGGCGACGAAGGTGGTTTTGCTCCAAACATCCTGGAAAATATGGAAG CTCTGGAGTTACTGAAGGAGGCCATTGGCAAAGCAGGATACACAGATGAGGTTGTGATCGGCATGGACGTGGCAGCTTCTGAATTCTACAGGGAGGGAAAATACGACCTGGACTTCAAGTCTCCTGACGACCCAAGCCGTTACATCACACCTGACGAGCTGGCTGATCTCTACAGGAGCTTTGTCAAGGATTATCCAG TGGTTTCCATCGAGGATCCCTTTGACCAGGACGACTGGGAGGCCTGGACCAACTTCACTGGAAGCACGGACATCCAGGTTGTTGGAGACGATCTCACAGTGACCAACCCCAGTCGCATCAGCAAGGCTGTGGAGGAGAAAGCCTGcaactgtctgctgctgaaagTCAATCAGATTGGCACAGTCACTGAGTCCATGAAGGC gtGTAAGATGGCGCAGGAGAGCGGCTGGGGTGTGATGGTCAGCCATCGCTCTGGTGAAACTGAGGACACCTTCATAGCAGATTTGGTGGTCGGCTTATGCACTGGACAG ATCAAGACTGGGGCACCTTGCCGCTCTGAGCGTTTAGCCAAGTACAACCAGATTCTTAG AATTGAAGAGGAGTTGGGCGACAAGGCTCATTTTGCTGGAAAAAACTTCAGAAAACCAGTGATCGAGTAA